Proteins encoded together in one Entomobacter blattae window:
- a CDS encoding restriction endonuclease, protein MKHVIPKRRTKAEQIIHKGIPTFDKFMLPILHLCAEKKTSTMQELIKKAADILHLSEQERKILQPTGTATVVASRAGWAKTYLKKAGLVIQPARGMVSITPAGKKLLEANPKQITKWDLAHYPSFREFTEAGSSTNPSEGAKEEKITDTAEITPDEQITQALTAIHNELKDQLIENILQQSPEFFERLIINLILAMGYGSSQEDAGQHIGGKGDGGIDGVIKQDELGIEHIYLQAKRYSAENKITAEQVRGFLGALQLKHAKKGLFITTSSFTTDARETIKNVPHIVLIDGQQLSTLMIKYNIGVRIIQTVEVKALDQMYFNPDAAITE, encoded by the coding sequence ATGAAACACGTCATCCCCAAACGGCGAACCAAAGCAGAGCAGATAATCCATAAGGGTATCCCGACCTTTGATAAGTTCATGCTCCCTATTTTACATCTTTGTGCTGAAAAAAAGACATCGACGATGCAGGAACTCATTAAAAAGGCTGCCGATATCCTGCATCTTTCTGAACAGGAACGCAAAATCCTGCAGCCAACAGGCACAGCAACTGTTGTTGCCTCACGCGCCGGCTGGGCTAAAACCTATCTAAAAAAAGCAGGCCTTGTTATCCAGCCTGCCCGTGGAATGGTTAGCATTACCCCGGCCGGAAAAAAGCTGCTGGAAGCCAACCCAAAACAAATTACAAAATGGGATTTAGCTCACTATCCCAGCTTTAGAGAATTTACAGAAGCTGGATCTTCAACAAACCCATCAGAAGGGGCAAAAGAAGAAAAGATCACCGACACAGCGGAAATCACACCAGATGAACAAATTACCCAAGCTCTTACAGCCATTCATAATGAACTTAAGGACCAGCTGATTGAAAATATTCTGCAACAGTCCCCTGAATTTTTTGAGCGCCTCATCATCAATCTTATTTTAGCTATGGGCTATGGCAGCTCTCAAGAAGATGCCGGCCAGCATATCGGCGGCAAAGGAGATGGCGGGATCGATGGTGTGATCAAACAAGACGAGCTCGGTATTGAACATATCTATTTGCAAGCCAAACGATACAGTGCTGAAAATAAAATTACTGCTGAGCAGGTGCGCGGTTTTTTAGGGGCCCTTCAGCTCAAACACGCAAAAAAAGGTCTTTTTATTACCACATCATCCTTTACAACCGATGCACGGGAGACAATAAAAAATGTTCCCCATATTGTTCTCATAGATGGCCAACAACTCTCTACCCTTATGATCAAATACAATATTGGGGTTCGTATTATTCAAACAGTAGAAGTTAAAGCCCTCGACCAGATGTACTTTAACCCCGACGCCGCCATAACAGAATAA
- the trhP gene encoding prephenate-dependent tRNA uridine(34) hydroxylase TrhP, whose protein sequence is MTPTTPSKTELLSPAGTLKAMRYAFAYGADAVYAGQPRYSLRVRNNEFTHQTLKIGIDEAHALGKRFYVVVNIAPHNAKLKTFIKDLEPVVAMHPDALIMSDPGLIMMVRESFPEMAIHLSVQANAVNWASVKFWKQMGLERVILSRELSIKEIEEIRQNVPDIELEVFVHGALCMAYSGRCLLSGYINHRDANQGTCTNACRWEYGVEQATENELGEIVSLPAKTPPTLGEGPATEDVFILREGRRPDEEMTAFEDEHGTYIMNSKDLRAVQHVGQLVNIGVTSLKIEGRTKSHYYCARTAQVYRKAIDDALAGRPFDETLMDTLEALAHRGYTEGFLRRHSHDKYQNYQTGSSVSLKQQFVGELTGKRQGALAEVTVKNRFCMNDQLELMTPQGNISFTLDDMENKKGQKIDIAPGDGHTVYIPIPPGVSLSYALLMRYLAPSPLAANTADQHVDNSIVENAVSEPPPLPL, encoded by the coding sequence ATGACCCCCACCACCCCCTCGAAAACTGAACTTCTTAGCCCTGCTGGTACATTAAAAGCGATGCGTTATGCCTTTGCCTATGGGGCAGATGCTGTTTATGCGGGCCAACCCCGCTATAGCTTACGTGTACGCAACAACGAATTTACCCACCAGACTCTTAAAATCGGCATTGATGAAGCCCATGCTCTGGGAAAGCGCTTTTATGTTGTGGTGAATATCGCCCCTCATAATGCCAAGCTCAAAACCTTTATTAAAGACCTAGAGCCAGTGGTGGCCATGCATCCTGATGCCCTTATTATGTCTGACCCGGGCTTGATTATGATGGTAAGAGAGAGTTTTCCAGAAATGGCTATTCATCTTTCTGTCCAGGCTAATGCCGTCAACTGGGCCTCTGTAAAATTCTGGAAACAGATGGGGTTGGAAAGGGTTATTCTCTCGCGGGAACTTTCCATTAAGGAAATTGAGGAAATCCGCCAGAATGTGCCTGATATTGAACTAGAAGTCTTTGTGCATGGGGCTTTGTGCATGGCCTATTCTGGGCGTTGCCTGCTTTCGGGGTATATCAACCACCGCGATGCTAACCAAGGAACATGCACAAATGCCTGTCGATGGGAGTATGGAGTAGAACAAGCCACAGAGAATGAATTAGGGGAAATTGTAAGCCTCCCCGCCAAAACCCCGCCCACCTTGGGAGAAGGCCCCGCCACAGAAGATGTTTTTATTCTGCGTGAAGGCCGTCGCCCCGATGAGGAAATGACAGCCTTTGAAGATGAGCACGGCACCTATATCATGAACTCGAAGGATCTGCGGGCGGTTCAACATGTGGGCCAGCTGGTGAATATCGGGGTCACATCCCTAAAAATTGAAGGCAGGACCAAATCCCATTATTATTGTGCCCGCACAGCCCAGGTTTATCGTAAAGCCATTGACGATGCCCTTGCTGGCCGCCCCTTTGATGAAACCTTGATGGACACCTTGGAAGCCCTAGCCCATCGTGGCTATACCGAGGGCTTTCTACGCCGCCATAGCCACGATAAATACCAGAACTACCAAACCGGCTCTTCCGTTTCGTTAAAGCAGCAATTTGTTGGCGAACTGACTGGCAAGCGTCAAGGCGCACTCGCAGAGGTTACGGTTAAAAACCGCTTTTGCATGAACGACCAGCTAGAACTTATGACCCCTCAAGGCAATATCTCCTTTACGCTTGATGATATGGAAAATAAAAAGGGGCAGAAAATTGATATTGCTCCAGGAGACGGCCATACGGTGTATATTCCTATTCCTCCTGGGGTTTCCCTCTCCTATGCGTTGCTGATGCGCTATTTAGCCCCCTCTCCTTTGGCGGCCAACACGGCAGATCAGCACGTAGATAATAGCATAGTTGAAAATGCAGTGAGTGAGCCACCCCCATTACCCCTATGA